The Pseudomonas baetica genome includes a region encoding these proteins:
- a CDS encoding response regulator yields MSATAATILVVEDDAIVRMLIVDVLEELDFKVLEADGSEQALEFLKNENQPIDLMMTDVGLPGMDGRELATEARALRFELPILFASGYAESIDVPAGMHIIGKPFSIDQLRDKVSEIIG; encoded by the coding sequence ATGTCCGCCACCGCCGCCACCATCCTTGTAGTAGAAGACGACGCCATCGTGCGCATGCTGATCGTCGATGTGCTGGAGGAACTGGACTTCAAAGTGCTGGAAGCGGACGGCAGTGAGCAGGCGCTGGAATTCCTCAAGAATGAAAATCAGCCCATCGATCTGATGATGACCGATGTCGGCCTGCCGGGCATGGATGGCCGCGAACTCGCCACCGAAGCGCGGGCTCTGCGCTTTGAGTTGCCGATCCTGTTTGCCAGCGGTTATGCCGAGAGCATCGATGTGCCTGCGGGCATGCACATCATTGGCAAACCGTTCTCAATTGATCAATTGCGTGACAAGGTCAGTGAAATAATCGGCTAA